A portion of the Glycine max cultivar Williams 82 chromosome 10, Glycine_max_v4.0, whole genome shotgun sequence genome contains these proteins:
- the LOC100780937 gene encoding uncharacterized protein, whose amino-acid sequence MGNCIVLQENVVRVMKSDGKILEYKAPIKVHQVLNQFPGHAISKSLPVLHHLHPNTRLLKGQLYYLVPPPQPSPKKVNKKRVRFAEPDHDDDQVEDKGDEVVRIKLVLSKQELKDIVQKGGISVREVLSLVQGKGMDGDVDVCTRVNDGSHGWKPALETIPE is encoded by the coding sequence ATGGGGAACTGCATAGTTCTACAAGAAAACGTGGTAAGGGTCATGAAAAGTGACGGCAAAATCCTCGAATACAAAGCACCCATCAAAGTCCATCAAGTTCTGAACCAGTTTCCGGGCCATGCAATATCCAAATCCCTACCAGTCTTACACCATCTCCACCCCAACACAAGATTGCTCAAGGGCCAGTTATACTACCTCGTGCCGCCGCCACAACCTTCGCCGAAAAAAGTGAACAAAAAGAGGGTGAGGTTTGCTGAACCtgatcatgatgatgatcaAGTGGAAGATAAGGGTGATGAGGTGGTTAGGATTAAGCTTGTTCTTAGTAAGCAAGAGCTGAAGGACATAGTGCAAAAAGGAGGGATTTCTGTTAGAGAGGTGTTGTCTTTGGTACAAGGAAAGGGAATGGATGGTGATGTAGATGTGTGTACAAGAGTTAACGATGGTTCTCATGGGTGGAAACCAGCGTTAGAAACAATACCAGAATAA